A region of Cataglyphis hispanica isolate Lineage 1 chromosome 6, ULB_Chis1_1.0, whole genome shotgun sequence DNA encodes the following proteins:
- the LOC126850359 gene encoding EEF1A lysine methyltransferase 2, which yields MTEQENEELAPSNLGTLEFWENTYAQELDNFRDHGDVGEIWFGTANSRKVIRWIITKSDINRESDKIIDVGCGNAMTLVELAKQGFANLTGVDYSQKAVDLARMVLNDNNLPNVKLEVCDILNNTLSHDFKVVHDKGTYDAISLNPENPTAKRQKYVENIHRILLPEGYLVLTSCNWTKEELLKHFTSHFELESQLPTDTFQFGGQTGNIVTQLVFRKK from the exons atgacagAGCAAGAAAACGAGGAATTGGCACCATCGAATCTGGGCACTCTCGAATT CTGGGAGAACACGTATGCCCAGGAACTCGACAACTTCCGCGATCACGGCGACGTGGGCGAGATATGGTTCGGCACAGCCAACTCGCGCAAGGTTATACG ATGGATCATTACGAAATCAGATATAAACAGAGAAAGCGATAAGATAATCGACGTAGGATGCGGTAATGCAATGACCTTGGTGGAACTCGCAAAACAAGGATTCGCGAACTTGACGGGAGTGGATTATTCACAAAAAGCGGTAGATCTCGCTCGTATGGTGTTGAACGATAACAATTTACCAAATGTGAAATTGGAAGTTTGCGACATTCTGAATAATACATTATCGCACGACTTTAAAGTTGTTCACGATAAAGGCACTTATGATGCTATTAGTTTAAATCCGGAAAATCCAACAGCGAAGCGACAGAAATACGTAGAAAATATACACCGTATCCTTTTGCCAGAAGGATATTTAGTATTGACTTCCTGCAATTGGACCAAGGAAGAATTATTGAAACACTTCACGAGTC ATTTTGAACTTGAAAGTCAACTTCCTACAGATACATTTCAGTTTGGTGGGCAGACAGGAAACATTGTAACACAATTGGTATTTAGGAAAAAGtga
- the LOC126850365 gene encoding uncharacterized protein LOC126850365, which produces MKDGMCFRIIISILLVVSIFLPPMSDALTTFGKTNPNQNTNPPPPPTPIGKARECKIKNDCDGIQNTTCMADPRDGKTRCLCGDYTAPLNGVCTNKFKALHASCNNDGECIENAHCVVRNSSLEKRCYCQDGFLEQFPLSCNGCSSIFTLHTMIFLAVSLVLGRLNYV; this is translated from the exons ATGAAAGACGGAATGTGTTTccgaataattatatcaattctgTTGgttgtatcaatatttttgccgCCAATGTCCGATGCCCTTACTACTTTTGGGAAGACCAATCCGAATCAAAATACGAATCCACCACCGCCACCAACACCAA TTGGTAAAGCTCGCGAatgcaagataaaaaatgattgtgaTGGAATTCAAAATACAACATGCATGGCAGATCCTCGAGATGGAAAAACACGATGCCTCTGCGGTGATTACACAGCACCACTTAATGGTGTCTGCACTAATAAATTCAAAG CGCTTCATGCATCCTGCAATAACGACGGAGAGTGCATAGAAAATGCCCATTGCGTTGTACGCAACTCTTCTTTGGAGAAACGATGTTATTGTCAAGATGGATTTTTAGAACAATTTCCATTATCTTGTAACG GTTGTTCATCCATCTTCACGTTGCATACGATGATCTTTCTGGCTGTGTCGCTTGTTCTCGGAAGACTAAACTACGTCTAA
- the LOC126850315 gene encoding ferrochelatase, mitochondrial translates to MSVNKLLINLCFGQQCSKLSTVTRRYASFAANLANDDNINPKTGILMLNMGGPANIDQVHEYLLRIMTDRDMIQLPIQSKLGPWIAKRRTPEVQKKYSEIGGGSPILQWTNKQGELLCKKLNKISPETAPHKYYVAFRYADPLTEDALERIRNDGLQHTVIFSQYPQYSCSTSGSSFNAIYNYYKTRELPSEMKWSIIDRWATHPLLIKTFAERIKHELAQFPSEKRDDVIILFSAHSLPLQVVNRGDSYPAEVGATVALVMQELNYCNPYNLVWQSKVGPTAWLGPFTDEALKGYVKQGKKNFILVPIAFVNEHIETLHELDIEYCQELAQELGIEEIRRVAAPNDHPVFIDALTDIVTSHLKSQQPVNPKFLTRCPHCVNLNCDASKIWYTKICKKM, encoded by the exons ATGAGTGTCAACAAgctgttaataaatttgtgttttG GACAACAATGTTCAAAACTCTCTACTGTAACACGACGCTATGCTTCCTTTGCTGCAAATCTAGCAAATGATGACAATATAAACCCAAAAACTGGTATATTAATGTTGAACATGGGTGGTCCTGCCAATATTGATCAGGtccatgaatatttattaagaataatgaCTGACCGTGATATGATTCAGTTACCAATACAAAg TAAATTAGGACCATGGATAGCTAAACGTCGTACTCCagaagtacaaaaaaaatattctgagaTTGGTGGTGGATCACCAATTCTGCAGTGGACAAATAAGCAGGGCGaacttttatgtaaaaaattaaataaaatttcgcctGAAACTGCACcccataaatattatgttgcTTTTCGATATGCAGATCCTCTCACAGAAGATGCTCTTGAGAGGATACGCAA tgaTGGACTACAGCATACTGTTATTTTTTCTCAGTATCCTCAATATAGTTGTTCAACTTCAGGTTCCAGTTTtaatgctatatataattattataaaactag AGAGTTACCAAGTGAGATGAAGTGGAGTATAATAGATAGATGGGCAACACATCCACttcttataaaaacttttgctGAAAGGATTAAACATGAGCTTGCACAATTTCCTAGCGAAAAAAGGGacgatgttataattttattttcagctCATTCATTGCCATTGCAG GTTGTAAATAGAGGGGATTCTTATCCTGCGGAAGTTGGAGCTACAGTAGCATTAGTCATGCAAGAACTAAATTATTGCAATCCATACAATTTGGTATGGCAATCGaag gttGGACCGACGGCGTGGCTGGGGCCTTTTACCGATGAAGCGTTAAAAGGCTATGTTAAACaaggcaaaaaaaattttattttggtaCCTATTGCATTTGTAAACGAACATATTGAAACTCTCCACGAATTGGATATAGAATACTGTCAAGAACTTGCCCAGGAA cttgGTATCGAGGAGATACGAAGGGTTGCAGCTCCTAATGATCACCCTGTTTTCATCGACGCTTTGACGGACATTGTTACATCTCATCTTAAATCGCAACAGCCTGTAAATCCTAAATTTTTAACGCGATGTCCGCATtgcgtaaatttaaattgtgatGCTAGTAAAATTTGGTATACtaagatatgtaaaaagatgtaa
- the LOC126850247 gene encoding uncharacterized protein LOC126850247, producing MKVQLKSERDAATLEGGLQQEKQEYISKVNNNTNCCKQWIRCIRLIFLLELTLFFGWGCYMILQSYHSRVMENEEIADMLTRERYLPVFQSVSEVQKLDLTTKMSVTFVKPEIITDKLNNFLGDIKLTKEQGKTIVTDVDNIVQTSTQNSISMLEPSDINNSPMISPSGDLVYDEEFIKNLMPWKSSSNGYTDKIIINNNEDSVIYKQFLEKLQNIAKSVTINDLKQFENSYDFSENDKSLWKPWADEQVDTSLESSLIICPPYQLSESSGISSEHLIKSSLISQSVPVPELLEKIKNNLSNDIKNKDKHDADDNNILISELFDTFASGNNEHFSFDTQIPIEQNVQDQHSSEIIANTKEEEAKYKLMKNIEPNFGLLQSKIQDIAESSTPNVKFQWFNALPTFANDLQVGLKDISESSKIQNSSLENIIENTETNTLIPEKDKSHIHCQTEVETNVFRIKCSEIMIDEEWNFASSDAHTEDFSNVINFKDNFDLYMDYYNDDYDNKDESKQLKDESTSNENFDEKIGSLQHSVPKVTDAVELQGNMPDVRRLKNTFDFLFERNSFDKTEVDKHDEINNPDKEKIKQEISSSSTTTASFTSESDSVDLNKEWNPLLEVSDTQQQKQLKVTEEQDLLNSKNVETFLKSNERVYDLEKKLTSIFNDEMLNIIKQLYPSKSSFEDDYSDICSTSPYFCSLFSNFQKRQQQYGDLKKFLEHIRNHNNPSDIGDDYNYRKKRMADDLTEKYEQVSNTLEEINKNVNVSQNLKKLFQKMEVFAACIDRLHERFHFLNNKLDDDYVSNEFSMETNEHQESNMNL from the exons ATGAAGGTACAGTTGAAAAGTg AAAGAGACGCAGCAACTTTAGAAGGAGGATTACAACAGGAGAAACAGGAATATATAAGCAAAGTCAACAATAATACCAATTGTTGCAAGCAATGGATACGATGCatcagattaatatttttattagaactgACGTTATTTTTTGGATGGGGTTGTTACATGATCTTACAGAGTTATCATTCCCGAGTAATGGAAAATGAGGAGATTGCGGATATGCTCACTCGTGAGAGATATTTACCAGTGTTCCAATCAGTGTCTGAAGTACAGAAATTAGATCTAACTACAAAAATGTCTGTGACATTTGTAAAACCGGAAATCATCACAGATaagctaaataattttctaggaGACATAAAATTGACTAAGGAACAGGGCAAGACAATTGTAACAGATGTAGATAACATAGTGCAAACGAGTACGCAGAATTCTATTAGCATGTTGGAACCAAGTGATATCAATAATTCACCGATGATATCACCTTCTGGAGATTTAGTATATGACgaagaatttataaagaatttgatGCCATGGAAAAGTTCTTCGAACGGATatacagataaaattattattaataacaacgaagattctgttatttataaacaatttcttGAGAAACTGCAAAATATAGCTAAATCAGTaacaattaatgatttaaaacagTTTGAAAACAGTTATGATTTTAGTGAGAATGATAAAAGTTTGTGGAAACCTTGGGCTGACGAACAAGTAGATACATCTTTAGAATCAAGTCTTATTATATGTCCACCTTATCAGTTATCTGAATCTTCTGGTATATCTTCAGAACATTTGATTAAAAGTTCTTTGATTTCTCAATCTGTACCAGTACcagaattattagaaaaaataaaaaataatttaagtaacgatataaaaaataaagataaacatgATGCAGATGATAACAATATACTGATCTCAGAATTATTTGATACATTTGCGTCCGGAAACAATGAGCATTTTTCGTTTGATACACAGATACCTATCGAACAAAATGTACAAGATCAACATTCGTCAGAAATTATTGCAAAcacaaaagaagaagaagcaaaatataaattaatgaagaatATTGAACCTAATTTTGGGCTTTTGCAATCAAAAATACAAGACATTGCAGAATCTTCCACACcaaatgttaaatttcagTGGTTTAATGCGCTTCCTACTTTTGCAAACGATCTACAAGTTGGATTGAAAGATATATCAGAATCGAGCAAGATACAAAATTCATCTTTAGAGAATATTATTGAGAACACGGAGACTAATACTTTGATTccagaaaaagataaatcccACATTCATTGCCAGACCGAAGTCGAAACAAATgttttcagaattaaatgttCTGAAATAATGATTGACGAAGAATGGAATTTTGCTTCTTCTGATGCACATACAGAGGACTTttcaaatgttattaatttcaaagacAATTTCGATCTCTACAtggattattataatgatgatTACGATAATAAAGATGAAAGCAAACAATTGAAGGATGAATCAACttctaatgaaaattttgatgaaaagatTGGAAGCTTGCAGCATAGTGTACCTAAAGTAACTGACGCAGTTGAATTACAAGGAAACATGCCAGATgtaagaagattaaaaaacacatttgattttcttttcgaaagaaattcttttgataaaaCAGAAGTAGATAAACacgatgaaattaataatcccgataaagaaaaaataaaacaagaaatatccTCTTCTTCTACAACGACAGCTTCCTTTACAAGTGAATCTGATTCCGTCGATTTAAATAAGGAGTGGAATCCATTGCTGGAGGTTTCCGATACGCAAcaacaaaaacaattaaaagttACAGAAGAACAAGatcttttaaattctaaaaatgttGAAACTTTTTTGAAAAGTAACGAACGCGTTTATGACTTGGAAAAGAAACTAActtctatatttaatgatgaaatgttaaatattataaagcaaCTATATCCATCAAAAAGTTCTTTTGAAGATGATTACTCAGATATTTGCAGCACTTCTCCTTATTTCTGTtccttattttcaaattttcaaaaacggCAGCAGCAATAtggcgatttaaaaaaattcttggaaCATATACGTAATCATAATAATCCATCTGATATAGGGGACGACTACAATTACAGGAAGAAACGAATGGCTGATGACTTAACGGAAAAATACG aacAAGTATCTAATACATtggaagaaattaataaaaatgtaaatgtatcacaaaatttgaagaaactttttcaaaaaatggaaGTTTTTGCAGCTTGCATTGATAGACTTCACGAAcgttttcattttcttaataataaactgGATGATGATTATGTTTCGAATGAATTTTCGATGGAAACTAATGAACATCAAGAATCAAACATGAACCTATGA